Below is a genomic region from Castanea sativa cultivar Marrone di Chiusa Pesio chromosome 2, ASM4071231v1.
TGCAAGGAGGTAGTGAACTCCACTATAGTAAGGATCAAAAGGTGGGGACAACTTTTTCCCTACTGCAGCATCAACCACGTTTGCAAATGATTCTTTACTTAAGTCCAATAATGGTCTTGGAAATCCTTTAACAACTTTTTGAATGGCCCTGCATCAAGAATTTAATAGTTAGTACCTTtgacatttaaaataaattattgctACGATAGGATTTAAAGTGTATAGTATCTACATTATGATAATTGTTGCTTGTCATTATGTTATGCCATCAATGTGTTTCTTTTCATTATAGATGggattcaaatccaaatcctttattcaaagacaaaaatatttatctaaTAAACTAACTAGAACCCATTAGCCATTATACCAacacacaaaattaaaagacataaatatattaaataatgatTTCAAGAGAAAAACCTCAAGTGTCCAACTTCTTGGTAAGCAAATTGCTCAATAACATCCCTGGTAAAAGGATCCAAATTTGCCTTTTTAGCACCAATGGGTGTTGGACCTCCCTGGGTTAATTGTGGAGCAACTTTATCTAATCCATAACCCAGAGCGCCATACAAAAAGAATTCAGCTTCAAAGAACTCTAAATTTAGAGGAAATTCCAGAAGATCCACATCTGCTTTTGCGATTGATGTGTGTGAGTCGAGTTCAGAAGAATAAAATTTGGGAAGGAAGAGTAGCGACATTAGTAAAGTGGTGATGGTGGTTGTGCTAGTAGCATGTAGtgccataattttcttttttgctggATATTTTTGCAGACTCTCTAGTCTTCAGATATGTCAGATCGATATTACTactgtttatatttatatataatctCTGGCTGgttatatttagaaaaatgccACATTGCTAatgtcgttttttttttttgttttgggataaGGCTATTGTCATTGTTTATATTTAGAATAAGGCCGATGTAGATATGTCAGATTGATGATAAAGCTACTGtttatatttagaataatgTCAACGTAGATATGTCAAACTGATGACGAAACTAGTGtttatatttagaataataTGGACATTACCTTTGCGCCAAAGTTTATCTACAAAAGTTATAACTTTActaaatatctttttattggagataaattttgacaaatccatcattggaagaaatcttcttcttatattcttcatacttgcaaaaattttagaaaattaagaatcaataactatgtcatccataaatgatttaaattacaagtttttgtattttaaaattatgcataaatataagcttataggttatatagtaaataatatctgattgacacaaaatttaacatgtgtattaaaagcgtaaagaacatgcaattcaatgattagattttcaaaatatgtagtaatgtttattttattgagtaaggttataaAATTAGGCtttaaccaattttgtagctaaacttcaTCTTTATATTTGCATGGCTTGATGGCTAGCTGTTGAATAGGGATGATTTGAAAAGGTAaaactaattgtattatatttggGTTGTGAACTTATGATGCAACAATGCTAATGTGGACTTTGCCACAACCAATTCTAAAAGTTAAATTGCCCCTCGACTCGTACAATAAGTCTAATTACAACCAATTCTACCAAATTTTTGGTAGTTACTGAAGTGATAACTTATGATTggtatataataaaattgattttggtgTTGACTCGAGTGAAAATGATTTCGTCTTAATCACAACCTTTCACCtcaaaaaatggtaaaatatatataatttcttgtgTGCGTAACATTGTTTGGGTTCCATAGGATTTGGCTTATAGTTAAGCACATTGTGTCTATCCATTGTGTGATATGGATGTCCCTTTGGAGGCTTATGCGCACGCTCTTTATGAATCCGTGAAATGgtctatttctaaaaataatataatattcaaaaacaaaagtgaaaaggatattgatagatagatagatacataagcaattaaaaaaaataaacaacaataattgtttgtaattttaggagttttttaagagaatttttttttacaaagactTAAACGTGtgtttgtattaattttttatataattttttttagaatctaatttataagtgattaaagtaatttgaaaaccAGTAGGACAATGGTCCTATTTTATAGGCAATATTATAGGGGACGTTAAGATGTATTTTCACCAAATTAtcctccaaatttttttgtgcTTAAAAGTAGAGTATAAGAATATTTTTGAACCGTAAAAAGTCTATCACAATAAGGAAAGCCTTTTAAATAGCagtataaacaattaaaaaaaaatgtgcggATAACTTTAGTAGTTGGTTTTGATGTGGA
It encodes:
- the LOC142623233 gene encoding ferritin-like catalase Nec2, which codes for MALHATSTTTITTLLMSLLFLPKFYSSELDSHTSIAKADVDLLEFPLNLEFFEAEFFLYGALGYGLDKVAPQLTQGGPTPIGAKKANLDPFTRDVIEQFAYQEVGHLRAIQKVVKGFPRPLLDLSKESFANVVDAAVGKKLSPPFDPYYSGVHYLLAAYLIPYVGLTGYVGTIPKLQAPSSRRLVAGLLGVESGQDAVIRAYLYEHAHEIVEPYGISVAQFSNYFSDLRNKLGHEGVKDEGLWVRISEGAEGKIKGNVLAGDADSVVYDRTAEEILRVVYGSGDEHKPGGFYPKGGNGNIARSHLH